From the genome of Ziziphus jujuba cultivar Dongzao chromosome 4, ASM3175591v1:
GGACTCCTGTAACTAAACTAATTAGGCATTGATACGTACACCCCACTACACAAAAAGACGATTCTGTCCTTGTCGCTTCGTGATCATTGGGCCGCTTGTCaaggcaaaaataaataaataagaaaaaagaaaataaaaatatggtatTAAGTTCACCGCGGGCGTACAATAGAGTTCATGCGCCGAGCATGACAGCCGTCCACGTGCTTATGGCGAAATTCACGTGCCGGCATGTGATGCCTAATTGTTCCCTCCCGCGAAAAAAGTTAATGAAATTGGTGCCGTTACTTAATCCCCATGTGATtactattaatatttattattaccataaaaaaaattttagcaaaataaaatattactgaATCTAATCTAAATCTACCTACGAAAAATCCTCCCAAGATTTTGGTTCCTGTGACCTTTGAAAAACGTTGGAATCGGAGTCGACGGAAAGTGTCCAATGCAAATCCTTAGTTTATCTTCCTAATCTCACAGTCGGTAATGTCGAAATTGCTCAATCTAAGATATGAATATTTCAGTTTCATGTCCAcatgtaattttgattttttttttgttttataaacagTAACAAAATGAAATGAATGCTAGGAAATTTGAGTAGGGTATCCCTACTCCCTATGCTACACAATTTGATAATAATGCATCTTGGAGCTTTGGCCGGCTCAAATTTGTTTATAAACCCACATTAATTtcttaagataaaaatttttaaaaaaaaaaaaaaaccaaattatgaCAATAAACAAGTACttagtattattaatattattttgtttggacATAGACCATGAATACGATTGTCTATAATTTTCTCATTCTTATCAATATTGGTATCGGGTCCGAaattatattttccaaaaaaaaaaaaaaaatgtggtccGAAATGATGGGATTATTTCAAATGGGGTCCTATTATTGTCTTATAAGGATTTAGATGCCATTAAAATCAATAGTtagattcatatttttttttttagtgaaaaatAGTTGTATTCATGTGATATAACCAATGAACTATCAGAATATTGTAATAGCGCACCTTTCAAATAaacaagaaatatttttttccccttcaaagTTCAATAATTGTGTCGATTATCAATGATTTAtacatcaaataaaaaaaaaaaaggagaagaaatttTCGAGGATAGTCTTTGGTTTGTACaacaattattcaataaatatgatCCAATAAAAATCAATCACAATTGTTATGGgacaatttcatattattatcCAAAAGTTGCTTATTTATTCGGCACTCTAATTCACCAAAAACAGTACATTCATATGTTTTAAAgagctaaaataaaattaacaataattaaaaaaaaagagaaataattaaaaatagttaaaaaaaatttgatagggGCGGTCCAGGAATGAGGGTGCCCCATAATGAGATTATGTATGTAAGTGTGTAACTGTGTAGACTAAGCACccacaaaataaaaagtttacaaaaacaagaacaagaaaaccAGAGAGGTAGAGGGAACATCCAAAGATAAAGACGGCTTTTTTAGAGCGTTGCTTTGCTTGCGAAGTAGGCTTTGTTTTCTCTAATCCAATGCCATTCTCCCAAACCCCATAACACGACGAGaaataacagaaaaacaaagccctttcttttttttttttggctaacccctatacaagaaaaaaaaattgttcatttaattattactatttttttttttttttccttcgttGTTGTCTCAGTCTCTTTCCTTTTGTGTTCCGATCGGATCTGAAACTCTTCAGCGGGAACCAAAAGAAGCTTACACGCTCAACCCCAAAGTTCTTTCACTTTTCCCTgtgaactttttattttatttttatttttttactttctggGTTTTCAATATTCTCACCTGCCATGAAAGATTGCTTGCTCTGCGGCATTGTTTTATCTCAACTCTTATAAGGTACTGTTACtttcttttaaattctttaaattcATTTCGATCTttcaagtttaatttttttttttttaaataatttttttggggtattGTTGATTGTGTTTGGTTGCTGTTTATATACATAAAGAAGTTGaagttttttggttttcaaagaATTAGAAACTGGGACTTGGGGAAATTAGGTTTGTTGTATTATGCTCCAAATGCGTGGAGACATTTCCTTTCTTGAGTCCCACACAAGTAAATTTAGTTTCTTGTCCTTTATCAGCAGCCAAAATGGGCATTTTAggtccctaaaaaaaaaaaaacttttttgatGGCGGCTTTCAATTGTAAAGCAATGCAAATTATTTTATGGGTATTACTTTGATTATTGAAATAACCAGTTTAAGAATGCTTGGTTGTGAGATTTTGACATTCATTAGATTGTGATTTAAGGCTTATGTGTTGAATTTTGGGTCAGTTCTGGGTATCTAGTTTTCTTCATAATCTTTGGGGGGTTTCTTTATTTGGATGCATTCCTGGTGATCGTATCCGTAATGGGTCTCTCTGCAGATTCTGTGagttatggattttttttttgaatttgtacTTGGGGACATGCAATTAATGTCCTTGCAATTAGCCGGTCGTTGTAACAGTTTtcctataatttttcaaattctgaaAAGGCATTTATAGTGAAGATTCTGTAATTTGTGGTTTTATTACAGCCTTTTCATCTATAGCTATATCTTACAATCACTGTGCTTGGTTGGAATTTGTTGTGGCAGTGTGCATGTCCCGTTTCTCCCATGGAGTCACTTTCTCATGGTGCTGATTCTTCATTGAAGATTCAGAATTCAGCATCTGTAATAGACAACAACCCTCCTTCCACAAGTGGGACTCATCATCCTTCTCGGGCTCCATCTCCTAAACAATCTAGAAATGAAGGGGATTCTTCCACATTCTATGCGACAATCCAGAGTAATGTTACAAAAACAGTTTGCAGCTCGAATGGTTCTGTAATTAATCAGATAAGTTCCTACAAAGTAGCTGATAACAATATGCTGCACAAAGAATTACCCAATATGGCTAAATACTCCAACAATGCATGTAAGGGGAAGTCTGAATTTGGAGGCCAGAAAAATGTTCTTAATAACTCAGAAGAACCTCAGAAGAGTGTCTCCACAGTGGAAAGGAAATCTTGCATCAAGTATCCCGTTGATGATTTGAAGAAGTGTGATCCAAGTGGCTTGCAGGAATCTGAACCATTTGCATCAGGAGCATGTAAAGGAAGTTCTGGGCAAATAAATTGCCAATCAACATCTCAATCGGTGGTAACTTTTTGTCCAAGTCCTCAGAACAGTTTATACTCAGCCACTCTGTATTCAGAAGCCAAAGAAAGTTTCACCAACACAGAAGTCAGTGAATATGCAAGTAGTGTTGAGAAGTCTGGTGAAAGCGGCGAAGTGACCAATTCTTGTGAGTTCATTGAGAGTAGGAAGACTAGCATCTGTAGAGGTAGCACTGGCAGCGATTTAAGTGACGAAAGCAGTTCCAGCAGTTTGAGCAGTGCCATGTACAAGCCCCACAAGGCAAATGATATAAGATGGGAAGCAATTCAAGCAATCCGATCTCGAGATGGGATGCTGGGGTTGAATCATTTCAAGTTGTTAAGAAGACTTGGATGTGGAGATATAGGAAGTGTTTATTTATCTGAGCTGAATAGCACAAGAACTCATTTTGCCATGAAGGTTATGGATAAAGCAGCTCTGGCAAGTCGTAAAAAACTTCTGAGGGCTCAGACAGAAAGAGAGATACTGCAATCTCTGGATCATCCATTCTTACCCACATTATATACGCATTTTGAAACAGAAAAATTTTCTTGCTTGGTGATGGAGTTTTGTCCCGGTGGTGATTTGCATGCACTAAGGCAAAGACAACCTGGGAAGTATTTTCCAGAGCATGCTGCCCGGTAAGGAGCTCCTTTTCCCTTCTCTTTGTTCTTATCACTGATTACTAACATGTTTACTTCTCGACTATGATATGCTTTATTATTTAGGATGCTCATGGTCATGTCTGTGCAGCTTCTAGCTATAACAACTAACTACAAATCAATAGAAACATGTGAATCCAATCTATTCATTCTTTTGTGAGACTTCTGGATACAGAAAACATCCTTTTGATCTTAATGTTCCGTTTAGTTTAACTAAAGTTTGTACCCTTGGATGCCTAGCTTCTTCCATTTAGTTTCTGCAATTTGTCAATGAACACTTAGCTTTTGCTTTTGATAAGTGGTGTTGTAGTTCTATACTACtatttaaattagaaagaatacaaaataaaataagcttATAGAGACCCCCACAAGTAGCATGCTAACCCTTTAATGTTGCTGTTGTTTTGTAGGTTTTATGTGGCTGAAGTTCTCCTTGCTTTGGAGTATTTGCACATGCTTGGTATTATTTACAGAGATCTTAAACCAGAGAATGTTTTAGTGAGGGAAGATGGGCATATTATGCTTTCAGATTTTGATCTCTCTCTAAGATGTGCCGTATCCCCTACTCTAGTAAGATCATCAAACTCAGCCTTGGAGACAAAGAACTCAGCATACTGTGCTCAGCCTGCATGCATTGAGCCAACTTGTGTGATGCAGCCAGATTGCATCACACCTGCATGCTTTGCACCACGCTTCTTTTCAAGTaaaccaaagaaagaaaagaagaccaAACCAAAGAATGAAATATGTCATCAAGTGACCCCTCTTCCCGAGCTTATTGCCGAACCCACAAGCGCTCGATCGATGTCTTTTGTTGGGACACATGAATACTTGGCACCCGAGATCATTAAAGGTGAAGGCCATGGCAGTGCTGTGGATTGGTGGACATTTGGGATCTTTCTCTATGAGCTTTTGTTTGGTAAAACTCCATTCAAAGGAGCCGGGAATCGTGCTACTCTGTTCAATGTGGTTGGTCAGCCTTTAAGATTTCCAGAGTCCCCGACAGTGAGCTTTGCTGCAAGGGACTTGATCAGAGGTTTACTTGTGAAAGAGCCACAGCATCGCCTTGCTTATAGGCGAGGTGCTACAGAAGTGAAACAGCATCCATTCTTTCAGAGTGTGAACTGGGCGCTAATTCGCTGTACAAATCCGCCGGAGGTGCCTAGACAATACATGATGGATATCCCGAGAACAGATGCTGCAAAACAACCCGTAAATGGTAAAGTTCCTGGTGTCGATGTGAAGCCTTCTGGTAATTATTTAGAGATCGATTTCTTCTAATTCTtatcttcaattttctttttgttattttttttttcttatgagaCCAGTCCCCACCATTCCTCAATTCATGTAGTTACCCCAATTGTTCTTTATTTCCATTGCAAAAGAGGGATACACAATGCACATGTAAAACACTCCTTGAATCCGTGGCCATTGAGTAAAATGCAAATGCAAGTGCAATCTGAAAATGAGGAATAAAATTGTTTCTGTTGAGTTTTCTATCTTGGCTTACTCTTATCAATTTTGCCTCCATGAACGTTTGTTTGATGATCTCAACCAAGAGTTTCTTGGCATACAAGCTTAGTTGTAAAAAATCAAATGAATTTTGAGGCTCCTCCACCGAAGTGAATAGAAAAGACCATTGAAATAATTGAGTGCCACCTTCTaattcaattcaaatattcTTTCCCGTAAGAGAATGCGTCAGCAAATAACATTGTGCTCCGCCGTCCATACATAGTGCCTATAGTCAATTCACAGTTGCTTGCTTTTACAGAAATTCTTACATgtacttggtcaaatttgaaggacaatatatatatatatatatatttagctatttttgtatataattttaacACAAATGTTTAGAATTCATTGTCCTGTGTAAGTTTTACTTTAAAGGCTTTACTAGTGTGGCTAAATGGATTATTTTAATTGAACCTTGATTGTTATACACAATGGCATACTAAAGAATTCTCAAGTTAAGCTTAATTAGCTATTAAGTCTGAAGTCTctatttattaccaaaaaagtcTGAAGTCTGTTTTACATTAATCATGCTTAATGCTTATGCTTGTTCTTATTGGAGCACAATTAAATGACTtctaattcaatttattaatgaAGAATTTTCAACTTAACTTTGTTTATTATTGTGAgactgaaaaacaaaataaaaaaaatagactaAAGATTTATTATCGATTTaacatgtaaaataataattagaaaaagtaaaaaccaaaaaggCGTTGGATGTAAtagaaatcaataaataaagtaaacttaattttcaattgcttATGCAAAGAACGCTAAATCGTCCGTAATCTGTGCCTGACTTTCTCTAATGATTAACCTGGAGTAATCAAATGACTGTCTGTTTTGTTAATGTATCTGAAGGACCAATCCAGAGCAACCAATTCAGGAAGCCTTAAACGAAAACACTTCcgctaaataaaattttaaatttttattgcatACGCCACTTTATCGAGATTGGTAGGCTGGTGGCTTCTATAAACGGCAAGTTAGCTTAGAATTTTCTTCTCAATCATTATTTGTCGTAGCCCACGCGCTGCATTGCACGCTCCATTAGATCAGAGCCCTCCACGTGGGACCCGTATCTTCGTGTGGTTGATTGATCCAATTTTCACTTTCCAATGTGATTGGAGAGGATCCAGGAGCCAAGCAAATGAGAATTCGTCACTACATCAGGGACCAGAGTTATTCCGTGGTCTCGTTCTAAATTAAATTGCTCTTACAATGTATTAAaacattaaacataaataatagaaGGAATATCAATAACTCAGAAGATGAAAGATCTCatacatatttcttttttatttaagaatttatatgtgaaaataataacaaacaacCACCAAATGCAAGGCAAAACAATATGTTAGTTTATAAACTTTTGcacaatcttttattttttaaaaaaaataaaaaaaagtctaGGGACTTTTCCTCTGTGTATATACAATATATTCaaatatgaattaaaaaaaaaggaataaaaaatgaCTAATAGTAATAATTACCCGTCCGTCGGTTGTATTTTTGgtgaaaataaattgcataaaaaGGTTAGTAAAAATATCTAAGTCATGCTGTACCACAATCCTCTGCACCCGCCAGCACACGAGCCTCACTATTTTTCATCCACGAGCGCGTAATACCACGCGCCGTCTGCGCCTCTTATGTAATAAATCTCTTGTAATTCCCCTGTGGCGGTCCACAAGTCCACCGGGAGCTTCAAAAACAGCAAAACGAATGCGTTTCACTGGCCAATACTACCGGTCCCTGATATCAGCTGCCCACCATTGCTTCTTTCCTCTGACTCACATTTCCAACTTCTCAAAACCTCTCCTTCTCGTTCCTTTTTCACCAGGACTCACTGCTCGTTTTCTGCACCGCCAACAAACCCAATCCTTTTCCATGGCTTCCGATAACCTCGCAGCCTTGTCGGCCGACGACGAGCAGTACGGCTTCCGCCGTCCTGAGATGTACCAGAGCAACCTCGCCGGTACTGTCGATCCCTACGACCGCCACGTGTTTCTCCGTTACAAGAGCCCCGAGTCTTGGGCTTCGCGTGTTGAGGCCTCAGATTCCGATCCGCTTCCGAAACTCCTCGCTTCGGCTCTCAAAGCTCGGAAGAACGATACCACCGTCAAGGTCGGTTTTGGAACCTAGGCTATTTCGGTTTGTTTATCGTGGTTTTATTGCGAGTTTGTATATcggatttggtttggtttttggAGCTAACCAGGTCCTGTGTGATTGGCAGACGAAGCTGACAGTATGCGAGGGAAGCGATGAGACTGATGGAGACGTGCTGATTTTCCCCGAAATGATCAAATGCAGGTAATAATCATAGCGATCGGTTAAGAATTTGTGGTTCTGctaattttctttgaaattgtgAGATGTCGGTATGGTGCTGACGTCAGGGTTATGGTTTGGTTTCTTCAAGCTTTACTCTGTTTGACTCTGAATTGTGCAGATTGATTTGTTGATTAGGTTAGGGCTTAGTACTCTGTGCTTGCTTGTAAAAATCTTTGATTATGCTactgttagtttttttttttttttttttttttaggtgcaATAGTTTTTCTTTCGTGTATTAGCAATTTCCTTGTTGAACTTTGAGCTGACTTCCGAGGTAATGATTTGGTCTAGGTGTTTTTTACTACCTCTAGATTTATCTTTTTGAAAATTCATTTTCATATACTTATATTGATCTTTCTTGATTAATTGGAATTTGTGAATTTGTtgtctaaaatattttattaggttgGATCATGTCTGTGATGATCCTCTCCTCCCCTGGGTTAACTCTTTATGAAAAATGACGGTGTGCTACTAAAATAAGGAGATTTAGGATTTTGTTTTATCATAAATCTTTGAAGTCTGagattgtttttatttcttaatcaaAGGGGTTTGAAGGACTCAGATGTGGATGGCTTTGTTGAGGATGTCCTTGTGAATGGTAAGCCATGGACTTCTGGAGTGCAGGAAGTGTTAAGTGGCTCATACATATTTGTGTGTGCCCATGGAAGTCGCGATCGAAGATGCGGTGTATGCGGTCCAGTTCTCATTGAAAAGCTCAATGAGGAGATTGGGTTTCGTGGATTGAATGATCAGATTTTTGTAAGTGCCTGCTCTCATGTTGGTGGACATAAATATGCTGGGAACTTGATTATCTTTAGTCCACGTCCAGACGGGAGTATAACTGGCCACTGGTAAGTGCCATATCAATCTAAAGGAAACAGGACGATAGTTGATTTTATGTAGGAACTAAAATGATTTGTATTATTGTTGTAGGTATGGTTATGTCACTCCTGAGGATGTGCCTGAATTGCTTGATCAGCATATTGGGAAGGGAGAAATTATAGAACGCCTTTGGAGGTTTGCGAATTTGTGAAAAGTTCAGTTGAACTTTGAGTTTCTGCTTGATATATTTACATTTCATAGATTGGTTCTCCTATTAGATTGGTAAAGTTTATTTAACCATGACAAGATTTTCATCCACATGTTTGCTTAATGCAATTAGTTTCGTCACCATGACAAGATCCTTGTGCTCTTTCTTGGCTTCCTTTCTGATGGATATCATTTTATCTTTATCATTTTTAACATTAATACTTGGCATAGGGATATTAACCATATTTAGTTACAGGGGGCAATTGGGGAAATCCTCTGAGGAAAGTGATAAAGCTAATGACCAGAAGCTTCCTAATGGAGAGGAAATTAAAAGCAAGGAGAATCATAAAGATGGTGGCATTCAGAACAATAAGGAGAATTTTGCGGGCTGTTGCCAGGGTGCTAATGGGTTTACTTGTTGCAGAGATGGAAGTTCGGAGGAGAGCAGCAAAAGTGAAGAAAAGAAGCTGAAAGACAATGTGGAAGCGTCTGGCAAAGAAGGGCCACTGTGCAAACTTTCTGCCTGGGTAGGTACATGGGAACAAACTGATGTccttgctgctgctgctgtggTTGGAGCTGTAGCTACAGTGGCTGTGGCTTATAGCTATTATAGGAGATCAGGCTGAACTTTAGTTGTGGTCTATAGCTATTATATAGGAGATCAAGCTGAACTATACTTTATAATCCATATGTTCCAGTTTGCTCGTGGGTGTGTTTACCCTGGTTTTTTGTAGGGAGAtgcaataatataaataagatcGTACTCTGTACCAGACTGCTGTTGACAGATATAAGTAATTCTAGCAGGATGACGCATGGTAATCAGAACTTTAGCCATGTTAAAAGATTGTTGTTTCGATACACTGGGTGGATTATTTTGTCAAATACTAGAAATCTAAGTTGAATATTTCTTTAGTTCTTGGTATTCATGTATAAAGATTTGAGGCAGGAAAGAATTTTTCTTGGCACGcttatgatttaatattttgctCGAGTGATGGTGGTTGGTATTGAAAGTGCTGCCTTTATGTTGTGTACATTTGTCCGAGAGACTGATGCCTAAATAATTCAACTTCAGATCCCAATTGCATCTTCATTTCTGAATTAGCAGATGTCTCTAAACTAAATTGAGTTCTAGCTGTGTTCGTGTTATCCTGAAGCATGATTTGCATGTTATCCAAGCTCTCTGTATTTTTCTTCCCTCgttttcattattgttattttgtgcTACCATTAATGTTAAAAGTATCGATATTCAATCATAAAACAAGAGATCAGGAACTATCAAAGAAGTTGAAGCCCAATTCTATTTACACAGAGAGCACACCATTTTCATAATGATACAATGAATAATCCTAGCAAATGGACCAAACATCCTAAAATATGAAGGAAACAACCATAACATCATGTACTGAGCTTTGCAATCATCTCCTCCACCAATCTGAGTGTTGTTGTTTCCACAACTCTCTCTTCTTCTgcatcaatttcttgcataatCTGCTCTATCAGTTCATGCTTTGATTGTTTGTTTCTTGAACTGTATTTCGAGCAATCCCTCAAAAGCAACAATAATTCTCGAGCTGTATTTCTAGCTCTCCATGTTCCATCCACACTCAACTGAAGCAGCCCAGGCATCACTCCTTCCCTTAATATCAATCCTCGATATTTTTCTCTGCAGCTCTGGCATATAAACAGCAAGATTCTCACTGCGTGTTCTCTGCATTGTGGAGAACCCTCTTCAATTGTCTCAACCAGTGCTCGAATTGCACTGGCTGTACCAGCAGTTTGCTGAAGCGCATTTTCTGATAAAGAAACAATATCTTCTAGCAGCGCAATTGCCTTGTTAACCAACTCGCATGATTTGTCCGAGCTGTGAATGAGCTGAAGCAAGGAAAATACTAAACCAGAAGAGACAAATGATGGAATTATCTGATGGCAAGTGGAGAGATTGTGAAGAGTGGAAATGGCATCAAGTTTGGCTTGCGTACTGATGGTGTTGTTCATATCATTATCGTTAGAATAGTTTTCATTTATAAATTCAACCAAGATTTCAATTGCCCCAGATGAAGCAATTGGCAGCTTGTTTGCCTTGCAAGATGAGAGGATCAACATGGCTGCTACTGAGAGCTCCATCAGTGACTTGTTTCGGCACTGAAGGAGATTTAGCAAAACAGGTACGGCCCCAGATTTCACAATCCGACACTTGGTCctgtaaaattataattacaagttaattgCTTAAGGTAAGAAAAACATTTAAGGACAATCGTACGGCACAAGAAAAAGATAATTTATCTTTTGAAGACAGAAACATCATTGTGATTGGGGCCAACCGCCACCATAACGAATTCAACATCATTGCCAGAACAAATTCCACAGTCCCACTAACTAAACAAAAAGTATTTttgtagagagaaaaaaatgttttattttttggaaaaatttttgGCAGCCAATTCCGCCATTTTCTAAAATTCATGAAGATTTTGAGCAACATTGGAACAAGATTGTTTGAGCATCGATGCCAAACTGAGCTAAATCCTAATGTGCAACGATCAAAGAAGAATGTATTTGAAGTGGGCTTTACTTATGTAGTTTAGAATTGAATTTGCATAATATGAACGGTCAAGAACTGCATAGACTAACCGTTCACTGCCAAAGGCAAGACTGAGCAGAGCAAACAGAGCCGCTTCGATGGCTTCGTAATTTTGAGAATGAAGCATAGAAAGCAAGGGTACAATCACACCTCTTTCTGCTAGCTTGTGCTTCTGTTTACTACTTAGATTAGCAAGTTCAGTTGCAGCCTGAATCTGTGCTTCTCTCTCACCATTGAAAAGATTTTCCTCTACTGTTTTCTCCATAAGAGCTCTCTAGCTAACTGAACTCTCTATTCCTCTCCTAATCACTCTGTTCCTTCAGTTAGGCACTGGTAATATTGGTTGCTTGAAGATGTAGTCTTTGGCTTTTGTAGACATCCTAAATCCGTTGTTTCAGTTAGAAGCAACTTGCTATTCTTTTTGGCCAGCTTTTTTTGAATGTCTGATTGGGATTTTTGGAAATACAATAACGATTCCAAAGAATGAATCTTTAACTTTCCTTTTATAGAAGCAAACGCCATCAGCTTTTTGGTGTATTTTAATATCAGCTATGATTTCATTGGGATATTAATAATTTGGGTTTTAGGGAATTGGGACCTATTTCTCAAAACCCAACAAATAGTGTTATCATTGCATTTAAACTTTATAAAGCTCCAGAAAAACATTGACATCTGCTATATGAATAATGGGTACTGAGTGCTGACCAACCAGCACAATGTTCACCAGAATTTTCTCTCACTTTCATTGGATAACCCCTTTTTTCCCGTTTGTTTTAGCTTAGAATATCAGGAACAAGTGCAATTTACAAGTTGCATATTCTTGGAAAAACCAGAAGGGATTCGAGGGTCACATAGAAAGAGTTTTT
Proteins encoded in this window:
- the LOC107415325 gene encoding U-box domain-containing protein 7, giving the protein MEKTVEENLFNGEREAQIQAATELANLSSKQKHKLAERGVIVPLLSMLHSQNYEAIEAALFALLSLAFGSERTKCRIVKSGAVPVLLNLLQCRNKSLMELSVAAMLILSSCKANKLPIASSGAIEILVEFINENYSNDNDMNNTISTQAKLDAISTLHNLSTCHQIIPSFVSSGLVFSLLQLIHSSDKSCELVNKAIALLEDIVSLSENALQQTAGTASAIRALVETIEEGSPQCREHAVRILLFICQSCREKYRGLILREGVMPGLLQLSVDGTWRARNTARELLLLLRDCSKYSSRNKQSKHELIEQIMQEIDAEEERVVETTTLRLVEEMIAKLST
- the LOC107403814 gene encoding protein kinase PVPK-1-like isoform X2; the protein is MESLSHGADSSLKIQNSASVIDNNPPSTSGTHHPSRAPSPKQSRNEGDSSTFYATIQSNVTKTVCSSNGSVINQISSYKVADNNMLHKELPNMAKYSNNACKGKSEFGGQKNVLNNSEEPQKSVSTVERKSCIKYPVDDLKKCDPSGLQESEPFASGACKGSSGQINCQSTSQSVVTFCPSPQNSLYSATLYSEAKESFTNTEVSEYASSVEKSGESGEVTNSCEFIESRKTSICRGSTGSDLSDESSSSSLSSAMYKPHKANDIRWEAIQAIRSRDGMLGLNHFKLLRRLGCGDIGSVYLSELNSTRTHFAMKVMDKAALASRKKLLRAQTEREILQSLDHPFLPTLYTHFETEKFSCLVMEFCPGGDLHALRQRQPGKYFPEHAARFYVAEVLLALEYLHMLGIIYRDLKPENVLVREDGHIMLSDFDLSLRCAVSPTLVRSSNSALETKNSAYCAQPACIEPTCVMQPDCITPACFAPRFFSSKPKKEKKTKPKNEICHQVTPLPELIAEPTSARSMSFVGTHEYLAPEIIKGEGHGSAVDWWTFGIFLYELLFGKTPFKGAGNRATLFNVVGQPLRFPESPTVSFAARDLIRGLLVKEPQHRLAYRRGATEVKQHPFFQSVNWALIRCTNPPEVPRQYMMDIPRTDAAKQPVNGKVPGVDVKPSGNYLEIDFF
- the LOC107403814 gene encoding protein kinase PVPK-1-like isoform X1, with product MGLSADSCACPVSPMESLSHGADSSLKIQNSASVIDNNPPSTSGTHHPSRAPSPKQSRNEGDSSTFYATIQSNVTKTVCSSNGSVINQISSYKVADNNMLHKELPNMAKYSNNACKGKSEFGGQKNVLNNSEEPQKSVSTVERKSCIKYPVDDLKKCDPSGLQESEPFASGACKGSSGQINCQSTSQSVVTFCPSPQNSLYSATLYSEAKESFTNTEVSEYASSVEKSGESGEVTNSCEFIESRKTSICRGSTGSDLSDESSSSSLSSAMYKPHKANDIRWEAIQAIRSRDGMLGLNHFKLLRRLGCGDIGSVYLSELNSTRTHFAMKVMDKAALASRKKLLRAQTEREILQSLDHPFLPTLYTHFETEKFSCLVMEFCPGGDLHALRQRQPGKYFPEHAARFYVAEVLLALEYLHMLGIIYRDLKPENVLVREDGHIMLSDFDLSLRCAVSPTLVRSSNSALETKNSAYCAQPACIEPTCVMQPDCITPACFAPRFFSSKPKKEKKTKPKNEICHQVTPLPELIAEPTSARSMSFVGTHEYLAPEIIKGEGHGSAVDWWTFGIFLYELLFGKTPFKGAGNRATLFNVVGQPLRFPESPTVSFAARDLIRGLLVKEPQHRLAYRRGATEVKQHPFFQSVNWALIRCTNPPEVPRQYMMDIPRTDAAKQPVNGKVPGVDVKPSGNYLEIDFF
- the LOC107415308 gene encoding altered inheritance of mitochondria protein 32 gives rise to the protein MRFTGQYYRSLISAAHHCFFPLTHISNFSKPLLLVPFSPGLTARFLHRQQTQSFSMASDNLAALSADDEQYGFRRPEMYQSNLAGTVDPYDRHVFLRYKSPESWASRVEASDSDPLPKLLASALKARKNDTTVKTKLTVCEGSDETDGDVLIFPEMIKCRGLKDSDVDGFVEDVLVNGKPWTSGVQEVLSGSYIFVCAHGSRDRRCGVCGPVLIEKLNEEIGFRGLNDQIFVSACSHVGGHKYAGNLIIFSPRPDGSITGHWYGYVTPEDVPELLDQHIGKGEIIERLWRGQLGKSSEESDKANDQKLPNGEEIKSKENHKDGGIQNNKENFAGCCQGANGFTCCRDGSSEESSKSEEKKLKDNVEASGKEGPLCKLSAWVGTWEQTDVLAAAAVVGAVATVAVAYSYYRRSG